One window from the genome of Enterococcus haemoperoxidus ATCC BAA-382 encodes:
- a CDS encoding histidine phosphatase family protein: MKKQLYLMRHGETLFNVLGKVQGACDSPLTNKGKMQAKQAATFFQENQIHFDHYYSSTQERACDTLEIITNSNHFYQRKKGLKEMNFGRFEGESSELQPKGSHNFETFYEQFGGETARDVQKRICHTLLSIMEQEDHQKVLAVSHNGACFYFLNSIWKHSDRKIPTYFPNCAIFIYTYEKYQFDLTDIIDPSSKKSIL; the protein is encoded by the coding sequence ATGAAAAAACAGTTGTATCTTATGCGTCATGGAGAAACTCTTTTTAATGTGCTAGGAAAAGTCCAAGGTGCATGTGACTCTCCATTAACAAACAAAGGAAAAATGCAAGCAAAACAAGCTGCAACATTTTTTCAAGAAAATCAAATTCACTTTGATCATTACTACTCATCAACCCAAGAGCGTGCTTGCGACACATTGGAAATCATTACCAATAGCAATCACTTTTATCAACGTAAAAAAGGCTTGAAAGAAATGAATTTTGGACGATTTGAGGGAGAAAGTTCGGAGCTACAGCCAAAAGGTTCCCACAATTTTGAAACTTTCTATGAACAATTTGGAGGTGAAACAGCTCGGGATGTTCAAAAGAGAATATGCCATACGCTTCTCTCAATTATGGAGCAGGAGGATCATCAAAAGGTTTTGGCAGTATCGCACAATGGCGCGTGTTTTTACTTTTTAAACTCTATTTGGAAACATTCTGACAGAAAAATTCCTACTTATTTTCCAAACTGTGCCATTTTCATTTACACTTATGAAAAATATCAATTTGACCTCACTGATATTATTGACCCATCAAGTAAAAAAAGTATTCTTTAA